GAAAAGCCGGAGCGATGCACCAGCTGCCGAACATGGACGGCGAATTCGAGATCGACCAGCCCGCCATCGAGCAGCTTGGCATCGAGCGGGCCTTGCGCGGGCTTGTGCGCGCGAATGTCGCGCCGCATCGCGCGCGCTTCGGCGACGATGTCGCGTTCGGGGCGTTCGCCCGCCAGCACCGTATCGATCGCGGCTTGCGTCGCGGCGCGCGCGGCGGGCGAGCCGAAGACCGCCCGCGCGCGGGTGAGGGCCATATGCTCCCAGGTCCACGCGCTCTCGCGCTGGTAGCGCGCGAAGCCCTCTAGCGAGACCACCAGCGGCCCCTGCGTTCCCGAAGGGCGCAGCCTGGTATCGACCGGATAGAGCGGCCCCGACGCGGTCGCGACCGATAGCGCGGCGGTGAGCCGCTGCGCCAATCGGTTGTAGTAGAGCACCGCGGCTAAGGGCTTTGCGCCGTCCGACTCGCCGCCGTGATCGCCGGTGAAGAGATAGATCAGGTCGAGGTCCGACGCATGGGTGAGCGCCGCCCCGCCGAGCCGGCCGAGCGCGAGCACCACCAGTTCGCTGCCGGGCACCACGCCATGCCGCCGCGCGAATTCGGCGACGGTCGCATCGCCCAGCGCGACGATCGCGGCTTCGGCGACGCGCGCATAGCCCGCCGCGACGTCGAGCGGATCGGCGGTGCCCGCGACGATCTGTACCCCAAGCGCAAAGCGCTTTTCGTTGACGATCCGGCGGACATGATCGAGCTGGCGCTCATAGCCGTCGCCGTCGAACGAGCGCAGCCGCATCTCGCCCGCCAGTTCGGCGACCGACCCCACCGGATCGAGCGCGCTGGCGTCGATCAGCCCGTCGAGCAATTCGATCCGCCGCCCGAGCGTGTCGGCGAGCGTCGGGGCATAGCTCAGCGTCGTCGCGAGCAGGCGCATCAGCGACGGCTGCGCTTCGAGCAGGCGGAAGAAGTTGATCGCGCTGGGCAGCCGCGCGAGCATCGTATCGAGCCGGGCGACCGCCGCCGCGGGATCGGGCGCGTCGCCGAACGCCTCGCACAATTGCGGCAGCACCGCTTCGAGCGCGGCGCGCGCGGGCGGGCTGCGCAAGGCAGGGTAGTTGCCCGTCCGCCACTGCTCGATCCGCCGCACCACTGCGTCGGTTTCGCCGAACCCGAGCACGCGAAGCCGCTCGCCCAGCCCATCGTCGCCGCCCGGAAGCCGCGTCTCGCCCTGCGGTTCGATAGCGTCGTAGATCCGCCCCACCCGCTCGACATGCGGGCGCAGCAGGTCGAGCAGCGCCGCGCCATCCTGCAGGCCATGCAGCCGCGCCACGCGATCGAGCGCCTCGCCGCTCGGCAGCGCGTGGGTCTGGCGATCGTCGATCATCTGGACGCGATGCTCGATCGTGCGCAGCAGGCGATAGGCCTCGGCAAGGTGGACCGCGTCGCCGGCGTCGATCCAGCCCGCCGCCGCCAAGGCCGCGAGCGCATCGAGCGTGGCGGGCGCGCGCAGCACCGGGTCGCGGCCACCGTGGATCAGTTGGTGGACCTGCGCATAAAATTCGATCTCGCGGATGCCGCCGCGGCCGCGCTTGAGGTCGTATCCCGCGCCGAACGCCTGCCCCTGGACATGATGGTCGCGGATGCGGACGGTAATCTGGCGGATCTCGGCGATCGTCCCGAAATCGAGCGCGCGGCGCCACACGAACGGCCGGATCGCGGCCAGGAACCGCTCACCCAGCGCGATATCGCCCGCCGCCGAACGCGCGCGAATGAACGCCGCGCGCTCCCACGCCAGCGCCTGTGATTCATAATAGCCGATCGCGGCATCGACCGGCAGCGCGATCGGGGTGATCTCGGGCGAAGGCCGCAGCCGGAGGTCGACGCGCAGCACATAGCCATCGGCGTCGCGCGCCTGCAGCAATTCGACCACGCGCTTGCCGATGCGTACCGCGGCATCCTCGACATCCTCGCGCGGGCGGCACGGCAAGGTAGCAGGATCGTACAGCAGGATCGGATCGATATCCGACGAGTAATTGAGCTCGTGGCTCCCCTGCTTGCCCAAGGCGATCGCGACGAACCCGGTGGGCGCCGCCCCCGGCGTGCGCTCCTCGATCGCGGTGCGGATCGCGGTGTCGAGCGCGTGGTCGGCAAAGCTCGTCAGCGTTCCGACCACCTGCTTGAAGCGATAAACCCCTGCCAAGTCACCGAGCGCCACGAGCAGCGCCAGCCGCCGGCGCTCGATCCGCAAGCGTTGCGCGACCGGTCGCTCGTCGATGTCCCCCGCCGCGATGCGCAGCGGATCGGCCAGGGCGGCCGCAGCATCAGCAGCAAGGTCGGGCTCGCGGTCGATCAACCAGGCGAGAAAAGGCGCGAATTGGCGCGCGCGATCGAGCGCTTCGGACAGCGCGCGGGCGTCAGCAATTGGGTTCATCATGTGCCCCGCAGAAGAATTCGCTGAAGCTGCAACATTGCGGCAACAAATCGGCCAATGGCTCGTTGTCGCCTGTATGAAAATGCTTTCGCCGCATCATGGAACCAATGACGATGCCATGCACGTCGTCATCGCGATGCCGCAAGCCGGCGACACCATCGGCGGGGTGCTGCGCCGGGTGTATGGTCGCGAACGCGCGCTGCCGGGCGACATGCTCGAGCTTCTTGCACGGATCGACGCTTCGCCCGCCCTCGACGCCTAGGCCATGCTCAGCGATCGCGGCTGAGTTCCTCGACTTCGCCCATGATCGTATCGAGCGCACTGCGCCCGCCGGCATCATGTTCGCGGCGTGACGGCAAGGCGCCGTCGGTCAGCAGATTCTCCAGCGCTACGCGGCCACGCGCCACCCGGCTCTTGATCGTGCCGACCGCGACTTCGCAGATTTCCGCCGCCTCTTCATAAGCGAAACCGCCCGCCCCCACCAGAATCAGCGCCTCACGCTGCGGGCGCGGCAGATGCAGTAGGGCACGCTGCATATCGGTGAGCTCGACATGACGGTCCTGGCTAGCGGGAGCCGCCAGCAGCCGGTCGGCCACGAGATCGTCCCACTCCCCCTTGAACCGCGCCCGCCGCATCTGCGACAGATACAGGTTGCGCAGGATGATGAAGGTCCAGGCACGCATGTTGGTACCCGCCTGGAAGCGCTGGCGCGCCGCCCATGCCTTCAGCAAGGTTTCCTGCACCAGATCGTCGGCCAGGTCACGGCTGCCCGACAAAGACCGCCCGAAGGCGCGAAGATGCGGGATTACCTGGGTCAACTGAACCTTGAACTCGCTATCCGAAAGCGAGACATGTTCGACTACTACCTCGACTTCGGGCGCTTCGTCATGCTCGTCGTGCTGCGACATTCGTATCCGTTCAACAGGGTGCGGTCGATCCACACCGGAACCGCGAAGATAGGGGGTAGCGGGGGGGTTGGCCACCCCCCTCCCCGGCCTTGCGCCGGGGTTGCCGCGTTCAGCTCAGCAGCAATACGGCGAAAATAATCACCACCAGCACCAGCGAGATCGGCAGGATATACCGCGTCATATGCGGGGTGGCGCCGGCGCGGGCGCGGTCGGTATCGATATGTGGTTCGTTCTGGTCGGCCATGTAAGCGCCCCCTTGAATAGACTGAAATCTGGCTTCGGTGCGATCAGCCGGCGGGTACCGATGACTGATCGAAGAACAATGCTTGGCTGATCGCCGCCTTCACCGTCGATCGCTGGAACGGCTTGGTGATCAGGAAGGTCGGCTCGGGGCGTTCCCCCGTCAGCAACCGTTCGGGGAAGGCGGTGATGAAGATCACGGGGACGTTGAACTGCGCAAGGATGTCCTTGACCGCATCGATGCCCGAGCTGTCATCGGCCAACTGGATGTCCGCCAAGACGAGGCCGGGACGATCTTCCATCGCCAATGCGACTGCTTCGTCGCGCGTCACCGCAACGCCGGTGACCTCATGACCGAGATCGCGGACGATCGTTTCGATGTCCATCGCGATGATCGGCTCATCCTCGATCACCAGCACCCGCGCGCGGGTCTGCTGCTCGATTTCGGACAGCGCATCGGACACCAGGGTGTCGATCTCGTCGTCGGACACGTCGATCAGATACGCCGCATCCTCGACGGTGAAGCCTTCCATCGCGGTCAGCAGCAATGCCTGGCGCGACAGCGGCGCGATGCGCGAGAGCCGGGCGCGTGCGATTGCTTCGGGATCGCTGGACGCTTCGCCGGGAAAGCGGTCATCGTCGATGTGCGCCGACGACCAGATCGCCTGGAACGTGCGGTACAGCCCGAGCCGCGGATCGACGTCCTTGGGAAACTCCTCGGGCGCCGAGACGATGGCTTCGAGCGTGGCGCGCACATAGCGGTCGCCTTCGGTCTGGCTCCCCGTCAGCGCGCGGCCGTAGCGGCGCAGGAAAGGAAGATGGGGAGCAAGCTGTTGGCCAAGCGACATGATCGGGGTGGTCTCCATCCAGTTGAGCGCGATATATGACAACGCTCAAAGGCGTTTTTTGATGCGAGCGCAATGGCGGGGGACGCATCCCCCGTTTTTGCTTCGCGTCTGGAACCAACGAGATTGTTTTTGGTTTCACCCCGGAAGCGCACTTGCTAGCGCGGTACAAAATGCTGCGGTCGGATGGTGTGCAACCCGAAAAAGTCATAGTCGCTGGCCAACTTGCTGCAGAAGTTGCACAGAAGGTCGATCATATCATCGTGCCGCGCGTTGCGGGATGAAGGGGGAAATTGGTGCGTCCTGGGAATAAACCCACAAACGAAGCGGTGACGGCGAAAAGTGCGTCGGAATCGCGCCACAGCGAAAAGTCCGTGGGGGACGCGTTGCGTGCAGTGTACCGCCAGGCAATCGACGAAAGCATTCCCGACGAGTTGCTGGACCTCCTCAAAAAGCTAGATTAGCCGACAGCATGAGCATTACCGATCAGGACACCCCGGAGCCGACCCGCGCCGGGGACAGACTGGCGCGCATTCCGACCGGCGCCAAGGTATTCCTGATCCTCAGTTGTGCGCTGTTGCCGCTGGCGCTGATCGCCTTTTTCGCTTCGCTGCAAACCAACCGAGCATCGGACATGGAGGCGCGCGCGCAGCTACGCGTCGCCGCCGAACAGGGCGCACGCGCGCTGACGATCGAATTGGTCGGCGATATGACCGCGCTACGCGATGCCGCCAACGCGCTGGAACGCGATCCCGCCAACAGCCCGGCGTGCGCGCGCGCGCGCGGCGTGTTCGGGCAACAGTTTTCGACCGGTACAAGGTTCGCGATCACCGATGCCAGCGGTCGTCTGCTGTGCGGCGAGCCGATCAAGGCGACGCAGCGCGTCGGCGGCGATGGCCGAATCGGGGTGACGATGGCCGATGACGGCCTGATCCTGGCGATCGGCGCGCGCGGCGGTACCGTCGCAGCCACCGCCTATTTCCCGACCGAGTTCCTCGCAGTGGTGGCGCGTCCTACCGGGCTCGCTCCGGGCTACGGCAGCAGGCTGACGCGCAATGGCGACGCGCTGCCGCTTACCGAACTTGCCAACCAGTCTACCCTCAGCCGGCGCGATACGCACATTGCGCCGATCGGCATCCCCGAACTCGCGGTGGCGATGACGGTCAGCGCCCTGCCGATCACTTCGCCCTTGCTGATCGCGATGATCCTGCCGCTGCTGATGTGGGCGGCGGCTGCGGGGATCGGCTGGTTCGTCGTCGACCGGTTGCTGATCCGCCCGCTTCGCCGGCTGCGTGCCAATGTCGGCACCTACCAGCCGGGCGAAGTGCTCCAGCCGATCGAATATGGCGCAATGCCGGCGCAGGAAATCCGCGAACTGGGCGATACGTTCGAAGGGATCACGCGCACGGTACGGCTGCACGAAGCCGATCTGGCCGAAGGGCTGGTCCGCCAGACCAAATTGACCCGCGAAGTCCATCACCGCGTGAAGAATAATCTGCAGGTGATCGCCAGCCTGATCAACTTTCACGCGCGCGGCGCACCCTCGCCCGACGCCGCCGCCGCTTATGCCTCGATCCAGCGGCGCGTCGACGCACTCGCGGTGGTCCATCGCTATCACTTCGCCGAGATGGAGGATAATCGCGGGCTCGAGCTGCGATCGGTGATCGGTGAGCTCGCGTCGAACATCCGCGCGACCGCGCCCGACCCCGGGTCGCGGCTGGGAATCGCGCTCGAGATCGAACCATTGCAGGCGTCGCAGGACGTCGCGGTGGCGGTGGCATTTCTGCTAACCGAGCTGATCGAGCTGGCGATGAACGTCCAGCCGCAAACGCAAATACGCCTGACGATGCGCGCTGGCGAGCATGACGGCACCGCCACGCTGCGCGTGAGTTCGCCGTCGCTGGTTGGCGGACCGACGCTCGATCACCTGCTGGCGACCCGCTATGGCCGCGTCATCACCGGCCTGGCGCGCCAGCTGCGCGCACCGTTGCACCATGACCCGCTGGTCGGCGCGTATGAGATATCGATCGCGGTGATGCGCGCCTAAAATAATCTTGCAATCGGCTGGAACCCCTGTCCGACCGCGCCGTTTTACTCTTCGGATAGCGACTATTTGCCCCCCCGCTCTCGCTATCCACGACATGGGCCCGGAAGCGCCACCCTCCCCCCCCCGGAGGCGCTTCCGGGCCTAATTCATTCCAGCCCTGGCTCGTCCTAGCCCGCCGATTGCGCCGAAGCAGTTGGTTCGTGATGCGGAACGAAATCGCTTGGCGATCATTCAATTGCCGGAGTTTGTATCCGCCAAGGAGAATGAAGATGCGCAAGTTTTTCGGTCTGGCCATCGTCGCCAGCGCATTGTTGGTAAGCGCATGCAACACGGTCCAGGGCGTTGGGCGCGACGTTCAGTCGGCAGGTGCGGCGGTCGAAGACGCGGTCGACTGACCGGATCCTTTCGAGCGTATCGATCGGGGGCTGCGGGAAACCGCGGCCCCTTTTCTATTCGGCGGGCTTTTCCACCGCGTCGGTCGCGGTCGCGTCGGCGTTCTTGGCTCGCTTGCGCTCGGTGAACCAGATGCCGATCAGCGCCAGCTCGTACAAAAGGATCAGCGGAACCGCGAGCAGGAACTGCGACCCGATATCGGGCGGGGTCAGCACCGCGGCGATGCCGAACGCCGCGACGATCGCGTAGCGGCGCGCGCTCACCAACTGCTTGCGGGTGACGATGCCGGCGCGCTCGAGCAGCATCAGCAGCACCGGCAGCAGGAACGAGATGCCGAACGCGAACAGGAACTGCATCACGAACGACAGATAATTGCCGACCGAAGGTAAGGCCTCCTGCTCGATCCCGCCGAAATTGCCCTGGAAGCTCAGCAGGAAGGTCAGCGCCACCGGAATGGTGACGAAATAGGCGAGCGACGCGCCCGCGGTGAACAGCACCGGCGTCGCCAGCAGGAACGGGAACAGCGCGCGCTTCTCGGCGCGATACAGGCCGGGTGCGACGAACTGCCAGAGCTGGTTGGACAGCACCGGGAACGAGATCATCAGCGCCGCGAACAACGCGACCTTCACCCGGACGAAGAAGGCTTCGAACAATTGGGTGAAGATGACGCGCTTTTGTCCGGCAGCGACCAGCGGCTGGACCAGGAACGCGAAGATTTCCTCGGCAAAGGCGTAGCAGACCGCGAACGCGATCACGACGGTGAGCACGCAATACAGCGCGCGCTTACGCAGTTCGATCAGGTGATCGAGCAGCGGCGCCTGGCTCTGGTCGATATCGTCCCTCACGATGGCGCCTTGCCGTCGGCAGCCGGGAGATCGGGCGAATCGGCGGGCGCGAGGTGCGGTGTGTCGACCGACCCGATCTCGGGCCGGATATCGGGCTTGGCGACGGTCACCGGCGGCTGGTCGC
The genomic region above belongs to Sphingomonas qomolangmaensis and contains:
- a CDS encoding bifunctional [glutamine synthetase] adenylyltransferase/[glutamine synthetase]-adenylyl-L-tyrosine phosphorylase, with protein sequence MMNPIADARALSEALDRARQFAPFLAWLIDREPDLAADAAAALADPLRIAAGDIDERPVAQRLRIERRRLALLVALGDLAGVYRFKQVVGTLTSFADHALDTAIRTAIEERTPGAAPTGFVAIALGKQGSHELNYSSDIDPILLYDPATLPCRPREDVEDAAVRIGKRVVELLQARDADGYVLRVDLRLRPSPEITPIALPVDAAIGYYESQALAWERAAFIRARSAAGDIALGERFLAAIRPFVWRRALDFGTIAEIRQITVRIRDHHVQGQAFGAGYDLKRGRGGIREIEFYAQVHQLIHGGRDPVLRAPATLDALAALAAAGWIDAGDAVHLAEAYRLLRTIEHRVQMIDDRQTHALPSGEALDRVARLHGLQDGAALLDLLRPHVERVGRIYDAIEPQGETRLPGGDDGLGERLRVLGFGETDAVVRRIEQWRTGNYPALRSPPARAALEAVLPQLCEAFGDAPDPAAAVARLDTMLARLPSAINFFRLLEAQPSLMRLLATTLSYAPTLADTLGRRIELLDGLIDASALDPVGSVAELAGEMRLRSFDGDGYERQLDHVRRIVNEKRFALGVQIVAGTADPLDVAAGYARVAEAAIVALGDATVAEFARRHGVVPGSELVVLALGRLGGAALTHASDLDLIYLFTGDHGGESDGAKPLAAVLYYNRLAQRLTAALSVATASGPLYPVDTRLRPSGTQGPLVVSLEGFARYQRESAWTWEHMALTRARAVFGSPAARAATQAAIDTVLAGERPERDIVAEARAMRRDIRAHKPAQGPLDAKLLDGGLVDLEFAVHVRQLVHRSGFSPDLPTAIASLVAAGHLPAAIGPAHDLLTRLLVTLRLVAPDAQPPAVPTQALIARALALPDWGAVVASLEATRQEVRAAWAAIGGDEE
- a CDS encoding sigma-70 family RNA polymerase sigma factor, translating into MSQHDEHDEAPEVEVVVEHVSLSDSEFKVQLTQVIPHLRAFGRSLSGSRDLADDLVQETLLKAWAARQRFQAGTNMRAWTFIILRNLYLSQMRRARFKGEWDDLVADRLLAAPASQDRHVELTDMQRALLHLPRPQREALILVGAGGFAYEEAAEICEVAVGTIKSRVARGRVALENLLTDGALPSRREHDAGGRSALDTIMGEVEELSRDR
- a CDS encoding response regulator, producing MSLGQQLAPHLPFLRRYGRALTGSQTEGDRYVRATLEAIVSAPEEFPKDVDPRLGLYRTFQAIWSSAHIDDDRFPGEASSDPEAIARARLSRIAPLSRQALLLTAMEGFTVEDAAYLIDVSDDEIDTLVSDALSEIEQQTRARVLVIEDEPIIAMDIETIVRDLGHEVTGVAVTRDEAVALAMEDRPGLVLADIQLADDSSGIDAVKDILAQFNVPVIFITAFPERLLTGERPEPTFLITKPFQRSTVKAAISQALFFDQSSVPAG
- a CDS encoding NepR family anti-sigma factor; translated protein: MYRQAIDESIPDELLDLLKKLD
- a CDS encoding sensor histidine kinase produces the protein MSITDQDTPEPTRAGDRLARIPTGAKVFLILSCALLPLALIAFFASLQTNRASDMEARAQLRVAAEQGARALTIELVGDMTALRDAANALERDPANSPACARARGVFGQQFSTGTRFAITDASGRLLCGEPIKATQRVGGDGRIGVTMADDGLILAIGARGGTVAATAYFPTEFLAVVARPTGLAPGYGSRLTRNGDALPLTELANQSTLSRRDTHIAPIGIPELAVAMTVSALPITSPLLIAMILPLLMWAAAAGIGWFVVDRLLIRPLRRLRANVGTYQPGEVLQPIEYGAMPAQEIRELGDTFEGITRTVRLHEADLAEGLVRQTKLTREVHHRVKNNLQVIASLINFHARGAPSPDAAAAYASIQRRVDALAVVHRYHFAEMEDNRGLELRSVIGELASNIRATAPDPGSRLGIALEIEPLQASQDVAVAVAFLLTELIELAMNVQPQTQIRLTMRAGEHDGTATLRVSSPSLVGGPTLDHLLATRYGRVITGLARQLRAPLHHDPLVGAYEISIAVMRA
- a CDS encoding entericidin A/B family lipoprotein translates to MRKFFGLAIVASALLVSACNTVQGVGRDVQSAGAAVEDAVD
- the tatC gene encoding twin-arginine translocase subunit TatC, with translation MRDDIDQSQAPLLDHLIELRKRALYCVLTVVIAFAVCYAFAEEIFAFLVQPLVAAGQKRVIFTQLFEAFFVRVKVALFAALMISFPVLSNQLWQFVAPGLYRAEKRALFPFLLATPVLFTAGASLAYFVTIPVALTFLLSFQGNFGGIEQEALPSVGNYLSFVMQFLFAFGISFLLPVLLMLLERAGIVTRKQLVSARRYAIVAAFGIAAVLTPPDIGSQFLLAVPLILLYELALIGIWFTERKRAKNADATATDAVEKPAE